One Cucumis sativus cultivar 9930 chromosome 1, Cucumber_9930_V3, whole genome shotgun sequence DNA segment encodes these proteins:
- the LOC101214738 gene encoding dirigent protein 24, which translates to MANPTNPKFPLSLFFILTAALSSADSSTTIHNQVAPNPIDQFETNLSFFMHNILGGSHPTARTVTGTIPNKAEPTAGLPFSKPKKTIFPLPGAVPLIAANRNSNEGGIANHNNKNNQPFVTAGQVPSAAVLQHVMFGSITTIDDELTEGEELGSGVMGRGQGFYFISSLDGSSHTVALTVILHRYDENEEKKDEDTISFFGVHRRGSMESPIAVVGGTGKYENASGFAVIENLRRRENQYMTDGDDTIVHFRVYLSQ; encoded by the coding sequence ATGGCCAATCCAACAAACCCCAAGTTTccactctctctcttcttcattctcACTGCAGCTTTATCCTCTGCCGACTCATCAACAACAATCCACAACCAAGTGGCCCCAAATCCTATTGACCAATTCGAAACAAATCTATCTTTCTTCATGCACAATATTCTCGGTGGGTCCCACCCAACTGCAAGAACGGTCACCGGAACCATACCCAACAAGGCGGAGCCCACCGCCGGCCTCCCCTTCTCCAAACCCAAGAAAACCATTTTCCCTCTTCCTGGTGCGGTCCCACTCATAGCCGCCAACAGAAATTCAAACGAGGGAGGAATAGCAAATCATAATAACAAGAATAACCAACCGTTTGTCACAGCCGGTCAGGTCCCGTCTGCTGCCGTCCTCCAGCATGTTATGTTTGGGTCGATCACGACGATCGACGACGAGTTGACGGAAGGTGAAGAGTTGGGATCGGGTGTAATGGGCAGAGGTCAGGGATTCTACTTTATTAGCTCTTTGGACGGTTCTAGCCATACGGTAGCATTGACCGTCATCTTACACCGATACGATGAAAATGAGGAGAAGAAGGATGAAGATACAATAAGCTTCTTTGGAGTCCACAGGAGAGGGTCGATGGAGTCACCGATTGCGGTGGTTGGTGGGACCGGGAAGTATGAGAATGCCAGTGGATTTGCGGTGATCGAGAACCTCCGGCGGAGGGAGAACCAATACATGACCGATGGAGATGATACAATTGTCCACTTTAGAGTTTATCTCTCCcaatag